The following are encoded in a window of Pristis pectinata isolate sPriPec2 chromosome 1, sPriPec2.1.pri, whole genome shotgun sequence genomic DNA:
- the dbi gene encoding acyl-CoA-binding protein, whose product MAQADFEKAAEEVKQLKSKPTDEDMLLIYGLYKQATVGDVNTDRPGMLDLKGKAKWDAWNERKGTSKEESMKKYIEKVQELKEKHGMK is encoded by the exons ATGGCTCAG GCTGATTTTGAAAAGGCAGCAGAAGAGGTCAAACAACTCAAAAGTAAACCAACTGATGAAGACATGTTACTTATCTACGGCCTATACAAACAGGCAACTGTTGGAGATGTGAATACAG ACCGTCCAGGCATGTTAGACCTGAAAGGAAAAGCCAAGTGGGATGCGTGGAATGAACGAAAAG GTACAAGCAAAGAAGAGTCAATGAAGAAGTACATAGAAAAAGTTCAAGAGTTGAAAGAAAAACATGGCATGAAATAG